A genomic segment from Gilvibacter sp. SZ-19 encodes:
- a CDS encoding folylpolyglutamate synthase/dihydrofolate synthase family protein, protein MYQRVGGAAYKIDLSNTRALRDHLGNPEQGFKSIHVAGTNGKGSCSHMLAAVLMAAGYKVGLYTSPHLKDFRERIKINGKPISKRGVVQFVDEHRAFFEKQQLSFFEMTVGMAFDHFKREQVDIAVVEVGLGGRLDSTNVITPEVSVITNIGFDHMQFLGNSLESIAAEKAGIMKPGIPVVIGETVPETKAVFLQTAESVAAPIFFAESNPFPNYDLDLKGDYQKQNSRTVLLAIEQLKLRGYEIPEAAIKKGLKQVVSSTGLLGRWQVLQELPVVIADTAHNKEGLTIVLNQIEQSSYEQLHLVLGFVSDKQVNELVGMFPADASYYFCQANIPRAMSATELQAIFQAQGRKGKVYSSVGRALGAAKRRASNKDLIYVGGSTFTVAEVV, encoded by the coding sequence ATGTACCAAAGGGTAGGTGGGGCAGCTTATAAGATAGATCTTTCCAATACGCGCGCTCTGCGCGATCATTTGGGTAACCCTGAGCAGGGGTTCAAGAGTATTCACGTGGCTGGAACCAATGGAAAAGGTTCATGCAGTCATATGCTAGCAGCTGTTCTTATGGCTGCAGGCTATAAAGTTGGCCTGTATACCTCACCGCATCTCAAAGACTTTAGGGAACGCATCAAGATAAATGGCAAACCCATTAGTAAGCGCGGCGTTGTTCAATTTGTGGACGAACATAGGGCATTCTTCGAGAAACAGCAGTTGTCATTTTTCGAAATGACCGTTGGGATGGCTTTTGATCATTTTAAGCGCGAACAAGTAGACATTGCCGTAGTGGAAGTAGGCTTAGGAGGTCGATTAGACAGTACTAATGTCATAACTCCAGAGGTAAGTGTAATAACAAACATTGGGTTCGATCATATGCAGTTCTTAGGCAATTCACTAGAGTCTATTGCGGCAGAAAAGGCTGGGATCATGAAGCCCGGAATTCCTGTTGTAATAGGAGAGACTGTGCCAGAGACCAAAGCGGTCTTTTTGCAGACTGCTGAGTCTGTTGCCGCGCCCATCTTTTTTGCAGAATCCAATCCATTCCCTAATTATGATTTAGATCTTAAAGGGGATTACCAGAAACAAAATTCACGAACAGTGTTACTGGCCATTGAACAGCTTAAGCTCAGAGGTTATGAAATTCCTGAGGCGGCCATTAAAAAAGGTTTAAAACAAGTTGTTTCTTCAACTGGATTGTTAGGCAGGTGGCAGGTTTTACAAGAGCTGCCTGTGGTGATAGCAGATACAGCCCACAACAAAGAGGGCCTGACCATTGTTCTGAATCAGATAGAACAAAGCAGCTATGAGCAGCTGCATTTGGTGTTAGGGTTTGTGAGTGACAAACAAGTGAATGAATTGGTTGGGATGTTTCCTGCAGATGCAAGCTACTATTTCTGTCAGGCGAATATTCCACGTGCCATGTCGGCTACAGAATTACAGGCAATTTTCCAAGCACAAGGGCGTAAGGGTAAGGTTTACAGCAGTGTAGGAAGAGCCTTAGGGGCTGCCAAAAGACGCGCCTCAAACAAAGACCTCATTTACGTTGGAGGCAGTACCTTCACGGTAGCGGAGGTGGTCTAA
- a CDS encoding T9SS type A sorting domain-containing protein, with translation MRKSILMVALLLGATPNLISQTIQMELAAPQPFLQGTDTGDMEFADLDGDGDMDLIATGSGNMSDGSTHGALTTLYFNDGAGNFTAVNDHGIENIRVSKIALANIDTDEDLDLLISGFTSGGFALTKLYTNDGSGNFTEVTGSPFESLENGYFNFGDIDGDNDQDIVFSGGHSGIEDVVKYINDGNGNFSLDTTMGVTGISGVLDLSDYDNDEDLDLIICGQDSSGNIVTRLYNNDGNGDFTLFADAGLNGVEFGDIAAADTDGDEDLDLVICGSSAAGDFVTEFYRNNGDSTFTQLTDVPFLGLGANGETSFNDFDNDGDVDVFVIGSANGGLPNIYSHIYENLGDNSFVLSDEFVGGYLSTHAVADVDGDSLLDVVIGGTTTGTPVRGSFLYKNVSAVLSASDFDLNSALRIYPNPSNGRFNIELASIPNGQLSIYNIAGQRIYDQSLIGGINSLEMYLANGVYLAVINTQTQQITRKLVIKN, from the coding sequence ATGAGAAAGTCAATCCTGATGGTCGCCTTGTTGCTGGGCGCCACCCCCAATCTTATTTCCCAAACCATACAAATGGAGCTCGCAGCCCCACAACCTTTTCTACAAGGCACAGACACGGGCGACATGGAATTTGCTGACCTAGACGGCGATGGCGACATGGATCTAATAGCAACCGGCTCAGGGAATATGAGCGATGGCTCTACCCATGGCGCGCTAACCACGCTTTACTTCAACGACGGCGCTGGGAATTTTACTGCTGTGAACGACCACGGCATAGAGAATATTCGCGTGAGCAAGATCGCCTTGGCCAACATTGATACCGATGAAGATCTGGACTTGCTCATCTCAGGCTTCACTAGCGGAGGATTCGCACTTACTAAACTCTACACCAACGATGGCAGTGGCAACTTTACTGAAGTGACAGGCTCACCTTTTGAGAGTTTGGAAAACGGATATTTCAATTTTGGAGATATTGACGGCGACAATGACCAAGACATAGTATTCTCTGGTGGGCACAGCGGTATTGAAGATGTAGTAAAGTACATCAATGACGGGAACGGGAACTTTAGCCTCGACACCACCATGGGTGTAACAGGTATAAGCGGTGTACTAGACCTATCGGATTACGACAACGATGAAGACTTAGACTTAATTATTTGCGGACAGGATAGTTCAGGAAATATCGTAACTCGACTTTATAACAATGACGGAAATGGCGATTTCACACTTTTCGCGGATGCCGGCCTTAACGGCGTAGAATTTGGCGATATAGCAGCCGCGGATACCGACGGCGACGAAGATCTAGACCTAGTTATCTGCGGAAGCAGTGCTGCCGGAGATTTTGTAACTGAATTCTATCGCAACAATGGCGACAGTACCTTCACCCAACTTACCGATGTTCCATTTCTAGGATTGGGAGCCAATGGCGAAACCTCCTTCAACGATTTTGACAATGATGGCGACGTGGATGTGTTTGTAATTGGCTCTGCAAATGGCGGTCTACCCAATATATACAGCCACATATACGAAAATCTCGGTGACAACAGTTTTGTGCTATCCGATGAATTTGTTGGGGGCTACTTATCTACCCATGCTGTTGCCGATGTGGATGGAGACAGCTTGTTGGATGTTGTTATTGGTGGCACCACCACAGGTACTCCAGTGAGAGGATCCTTTCTTTATAAGAATGTGAGTGCTGTTTTGAGTGCTTCGGATTTTGATTTGAACTCCGCCTTACGCATTTACCCTAATCCGTCAAACGGACGGTTCAATATTGAATTAGCCAGTATACCAAACGGTCAATTGAGTATTTACAATATAGCTGGACAACGTATTTACGACCAATCCTTGATTGGTGGAATAAACAGCCTAGAAATGTATCTTGCCAACGGCGTTTACCTGGCCGTTATAAACACCCAAACACAACAGATCACCAGAAAACTAGTGATCAAAAACTAA
- the gldJ gene encoding gliding motility lipoprotein GldJ — MKRPTILKLLAIVFLSTIIFSCSKSRDYKSSSRATGWKMNSKEGGFQYNPKAKEQETGPGLVFIEGGTFTMGRVQDDPMHDWNNSPTQQHVQSFYMDETEVTNLMYLEYLDWIKSVFPPENDNYKKIYNGALPDTLVWRNRLGFNEVMTNNYLRHPAYAEYPVVGVSWVQATEFSNWRTDRVNEFILEQEGFTARGAKLNVEEGQAFSTQTYLNAPSLAYGGNDSITRGGKRSASLMKRNTDSTNLYVQRKDGLLLPAYRLPTEAEWEYAALGLVGLRSYNVYRGRKKYPWDGQYTRSGQRRSRGDQLANFKQGDGDYGGIAGWSDDGADITAEVKSYEPNDYGLYDMAGNVAEWVADIYRPIVDDEFNDFNYYRGNVYTKNYIDADGKVKIVTADSIVWDTLNNGKIVARNLPGEILQVPVDEEETYLRTNFDKSDNRDYRDGDKRSTRYFESFNDDVEYDDEKRMYNSPKHLVGTDDESGGLDRQYDESNKRTSLINNEVRVYKGGSWRDRDYWLDPAQRRFFPQDMATDYIGFRCAMSRVGSKSKDRKRPRN; from the coding sequence ATGAAACGACCAACAATACTTAAGCTATTAGCTATTGTATTCCTGAGCACGATCATCTTTAGCTGTAGTAAATCCCGCGACTACAAAAGCAGTTCGCGTGCTACAGGTTGGAAGATGAATTCCAAAGAAGGTGGCTTTCAGTACAATCCCAAAGCGAAAGAACAAGAAACTGGACCAGGCCTTGTATTTATCGAGGGTGGTACCTTTACCATGGGCCGTGTTCAAGACGACCCAATGCACGACTGGAACAACTCTCCAACCCAACAACACGTTCAGTCATTCTACATGGACGAGACCGAGGTTACTAACCTAATGTACCTCGAATACTTGGATTGGATCAAGAGTGTATTCCCGCCAGAAAACGACAATTACAAAAAGATCTACAACGGAGCTCTTCCAGACACTTTGGTTTGGAGAAACCGTCTTGGTTTTAACGAAGTTATGACCAACAACTACCTAAGACACCCAGCATATGCAGAATATCCTGTGGTTGGTGTGAGCTGGGTACAAGCGACAGAGTTCAGCAACTGGAGAACCGACCGTGTTAACGAATTTATCTTGGAGCAAGAAGGCTTTACGGCTCGCGGCGCCAAGCTAAACGTTGAAGAAGGTCAAGCATTCAGCACCCAAACATATTTGAACGCTCCATCTCTTGCCTACGGAGGGAACGATTCAATTACGCGTGGTGGTAAGCGCTCTGCTTCTTTAATGAAAAGAAATACAGACAGTACAAACCTTTATGTTCAACGTAAGGATGGCTTACTTTTGCCAGCCTACCGCCTACCAACTGAAGCTGAGTGGGAATATGCTGCTCTTGGTTTAGTAGGTCTACGTTCTTACAACGTATACCGCGGACGTAAAAAATATCCGTGGGACGGACAATACACTCGTTCTGGACAACGCAGAAGTCGTGGTGACCAATTGGCTAACTTTAAGCAAGGCGATGGTGACTACGGAGGAATTGCAGGTTGGTCAGACGATGGCGCAGACATCACTGCAGAGGTTAAGTCTTACGAGCCTAACGACTACGGGCTTTACGACATGGCCGGTAATGTTGCAGAATGGGTTGCAGATATCTATCGTCCTATTGTAGATGACGAATTCAATGACTTTAACTACTACCGTGGTAACGTTTACACCAAGAACTACATTGATGCAGACGGAAAAGTTAAGATAGTAACTGCAGACTCTATCGTTTGGGATACTTTGAACAACGGAAAGATCGTGGCGCGTAACTTGCCAGGTGAGATCCTTCAGGTTCCTGTAGACGAAGAAGAGACTTACCTAAGAACAAACTTCGACAAGAGTGACAACCGCGACTATCGCGATGGTGACAAGCGTTCTACGCGTTACTTCGAATCGTTTAATGACGATGTAGAATACGACGATGAGAAGCGCATGTACAACTCGCCTAAACACTTGGTTGGAACTGACGATGAATCAGGTGGCTTAGACCGTCAATACGACGAATCTAACAAGCGTACCTCACTTATCAATAACGAAGTTCGCGTTTATAAAGGTGGATCTTGGAGAGATCGCGACTACTGGTTAGATCCGGCGCAACGCCGCTTCTTCCCACAGGATATGGCAACTGATTATATCGGTTTCCGCTGTGCGATGTCTCGTGTAGGATCTAAATCCAAAGACAGAAAACGTCCTAGAAACTAG
- a CDS encoding DUF6122 family protein, translating into MRPILHYSLHFILPLLVALLFYRKDWKKAYLIFLATMLVDLDHIFADPLFDSNRCSIDFHPLHSYYAMGVYLLLLFLKKPFHLIGFGLLMHMLADAVDCLLM; encoded by the coding sequence TTGCGCCCCATACTCCATTACAGCCTTCATTTTATCCTTCCGTTATTGGTGGCGTTACTCTTTTACAGAAAAGATTGGAAGAAGGCGTATCTGATATTTCTCGCGACCATGCTGGTAGATCTAGATCATATTTTTGCGGATCCGCTGTTTGATTCCAACCGTTGTAGTATTGATTTCCATCCGCTACATAGCTATTATGCCATGGGAGTCTATTTGCTTTTGCTCTTCTTAAAAAAACCCTTCCACCTTATAGGTTTTGGGCTTTTGATGCATATGCTGGCCGATGCTGTAGATTGCCTGCTGATGTAG
- a CDS encoding biopolymer transporter ExbD: MNLRGRNKVKAEFSMSSMTDIVFLLLVFFLLTSSNVTPDALNLVLPKAKGKTTAQQNASVSITKGGAYYVNKERVSEYGIERELQAALNGQENPTIILRAEEGVPIEKAVLVMDIANKNNFKVVLAVRPN, encoded by the coding sequence ATGAATCTAAGAGGACGAAATAAAGTTAAGGCGGAGTTCAGTATGAGTTCCATGACAGATATAGTTTTTCTGTTGTTGGTTTTCTTTTTGCTGACCTCGTCTAACGTAACTCCAGATGCGCTCAACCTGGTACTTCCAAAGGCCAAAGGCAAGACCACAGCCCAGCAAAATGCTTCGGTGAGCATTACCAAAGGGGGTGCCTATTATGTCAATAAAGAGCGCGTGAGCGAGTATGGCATAGAACGTGAACTACAAGCAGCATTGAACGGGCAAGAGAATCCGACCATAATTCTGCGCGCAGAAGAAGGCGTGCCTATAGAAAAGGCCGTTTTGGTCATGGATATTGCCAACAAGAACAATTTTAAAGTCGTGCTAGCCGTGCGCCCAAACTAG
- a CDS encoding energy transducer TonB, with product MGFLDTEHKRKSFRISSALMAILLLLLFFFGLKYLDPPPEGGIAINFGTSDTGSGQVQPQETVKTAPQQTKAAPAESAKDINEEVVTQDVEDAPVIKDDKKPVETKPVTEEKPKEEPKKPDPKPDKSTTDALSSIINGPKNDGKTEGGEGPDSSGGDKGDPNGDPNASSYYGTGKGLDGDGNYQLGGRKALNKQKYQQDCNEAGTVVVSIEVDRNGNVISATPGVRGTTNNSRCLLEPAKRAALATKFNSDTNAPAKQIGKIVYRFSLSN from the coding sequence ATGGGATTTTTAGATACCGAACATAAACGCAAGAGTTTCCGCATCAGCTCGGCCTTGATGGCTATACTTTTGTTGTTGCTCTTTTTCTTCGGATTGAAATATCTAGACCCACCACCAGAAGGCGGTATTGCCATTAACTTCGGAACTTCAGATACAGGATCTGGCCAAGTACAGCCGCAGGAGACGGTAAAAACGGCTCCGCAGCAAACCAAGGCAGCACCGGCTGAATCGGCCAAGGACATCAACGAAGAGGTGGTTACTCAAGATGTAGAGGACGCCCCGGTTATCAAAGACGACAAAAAACCGGTAGAAACTAAACCGGTTACAGAAGAGAAACCTAAAGAAGAGCCTAAAAAACCGGACCCGAAGCCCGATAAGAGCACAACTGATGCCCTTTCTTCTATAATCAACGGGCCTAAGAATGACGGCAAAACAGAAGGTGGAGAAGGCCCCGACAGTAGTGGCGGAGACAAAGGTGATCCCAACGGCGACCCAAATGCCAGTAGCTACTACGGTACCGGAAAAGGTCTAGACGGGGACGGCAACTACCAATTAGGTGGCAGAAAAGCCTTGAACAAGCAAAAGTATCAGCAAGACTGCAACGAGGCCGGAACCGTTGTGGTGAGCATTGAAGTGGATCGCAACGGAAACGTGATCAGCGCTACTCCTGGAGTTCGTGGAACCACTAATAATTCTCGCTGTTTGTTAGAACCCGCTAAGCGCGCAGCCTTAGCGACAAAATTCAACTCAGACACCAATGCTCCGGCCAAGCAGATCGGAAAGATCGTTTACCGTTTCTCTTTGTCAAATTAA
- a CDS encoding serine hydrolase produces MRQLFILTLSLVTAYIYGQESYTYEPPKNTGDGWQTADLRAVGLDSSRIYQLFAKLPEANHELHSLLVVQKGELLLEEYFADQSADNQHDLRSATKSIRSLLIGIAIDQGFIGSIDDPIQKYLYPLEAEKNLDFRKQKITIRHLLTMSPGWDCNDRDKSSAGQEDRIYKKKDWLQYALDLAMSNEPGEVSNYCSIGTVMLMAVLERATGMSVDAFAEEFLFEPMGITNYRWDHTSKKEVISAAKRLYMTPRDMAKIGQLALKNGHWNGEQLVSEAWIAQSTSQHTFIDDSGYGFLWWMTAFPHNNKALTGFAASGNGGQYIVVFPDIEAVFVFTGGAYNSPKAQFPLFIIRDILIPTFGARN; encoded by the coding sequence ATGCGACAGCTTTTTATCCTTACTCTGAGTTTAGTAACCGCCTACATTTACGGACAGGAGTCTTATACCTATGAACCTCCTAAAAATACTGGCGACGGCTGGCAAACTGCAGACCTAAGAGCAGTTGGCTTGGACTCGAGTCGGATCTATCAGTTGTTTGCCAAACTCCCTGAGGCCAATCATGAATTGCACAGTTTGCTGGTTGTTCAAAAAGGAGAATTATTATTGGAAGAATACTTTGCAGATCAATCTGCAGACAACCAGCACGACTTGAGATCGGCCACTAAAAGTATCCGATCACTACTAATTGGTATTGCGATAGACCAAGGTTTTATTGGCAGTATTGATGATCCCATTCAAAAGTATCTATATCCATTAGAAGCCGAAAAGAATCTGGACTTTAGAAAACAAAAGATCACCATAAGACACCTACTGACCATGTCTCCTGGCTGGGATTGTAACGACCGCGATAAGAGCTCCGCAGGACAAGAAGATCGCATATACAAAAAGAAAGATTGGCTGCAATATGCACTGGATTTAGCTATGAGCAATGAACCTGGTGAGGTCAGTAACTATTGCTCTATCGGAACGGTAATGCTTATGGCCGTTTTAGAGCGCGCTACCGGCATGAGTGTTGATGCCTTTGCAGAAGAATTCTTATTCGAGCCGATGGGAATTACGAACTACCGCTGGGATCATACGTCTAAAAAGGAGGTGATCAGCGCTGCTAAGCGTTTGTATATGACTCCGCGAGATATGGCTAAGATCGGGCAACTGGCCTTGAAAAACGGCCATTGGAACGGCGAGCAATTGGTTTCTGAAGCATGGATAGCACAATCCACCAGTCAGCACACATTTATTGACGATAGTGGCTACGGCTTTCTTTGGTGGATGACCGCTTTTCCGCACAACAATAAAGCCTTGACCGGTTTTGCAGCAAGTGGAAACGGCGGACAATACATTGTTGTCTTTCCAGATATCGAAGCTGTTTTTGTATTTACGGGTGGCGCATATAACTCACCAAAAGCACAATTCCCGCTATTTATTATCCGCGATATTCTAATCCCGACCTTCGGCGCGCGTAACTAA
- the murF gene encoding UDP-N-acetylmuramoyl-tripeptide--D-alanyl-D-alanine ligase — protein sequence MNLEKLYQIFCQSAGVCTDTRKLEPEQIFFALSGPNFNGNKFAAKALEEGALAVVIDQSEYQDASSDKYFLVPDCLKALQALATHHRRALGLPILSLTGSNGKTTTKELIAAVLSQKFNLKATAGNFNNHIGVPLTLLSFTAEHNFGIVEMGANHQGEIAELSAIAEPDYGFITNFGKAHLEGFGGIEGVVKGKSELYRNIAARKKTVFVNGDDPKQMELTENIDRVVIGAAMLGYQLTLKATNPRVIFSLNELPIESHLIGQHNAKNIRAAIGIGLHFGLSPQQIKTGIESYNPENNRSQWINKARNKILLDAYNANPSSMEATLESFKALSSEAPKTVILGDMFELGPTAAAEHQAIADLAHKLGFDRVFLVGANFYGVEARQGQIKCSEYEDLVVALQQQNTAGHLLLIKGSRGMALERILDIL from the coding sequence ATGAATTTAGAGAAGCTATACCAAATCTTTTGTCAAAGTGCCGGCGTCTGCACAGACACCCGAAAATTGGAACCTGAGCAGATCTTCTTTGCACTGTCCGGTCCAAATTTCAACGGCAATAAGTTCGCTGCCAAAGCCTTGGAAGAAGGCGCTCTGGCCGTGGTGATCGATCAGTCAGAATATCAAGATGCTTCAAGCGACAAGTATTTCTTAGTTCCCGATTGCTTAAAGGCACTACAAGCCCTGGCCACACACCATAGAAGAGCTCTTGGCTTACCCATACTCTCATTGACCGGGAGCAACGGAAAAACAACTACCAAGGAACTGATTGCTGCCGTGCTGTCTCAAAAGTTCAACCTAAAGGCCACTGCAGGAAATTTCAACAATCATATAGGCGTCCCATTGACCTTATTGAGTTTTACTGCGGAGCACAATTTTGGCATTGTTGAAATGGGCGCCAATCACCAAGGAGAGATCGCAGAACTTTCCGCTATTGCTGAACCAGATTACGGCTTTATTACCAATTTTGGAAAAGCCCATTTAGAAGGCTTTGGCGGAATAGAAGGTGTAGTAAAAGGCAAGTCCGAACTTTACAGAAATATAGCCGCTAGAAAAAAGACGGTCTTTGTCAATGGCGACGACCCAAAACAAATGGAGCTGACAGAAAATATAGATCGCGTGGTAATAGGGGCAGCAATGCTCGGATATCAGTTGACCCTTAAGGCTACGAATCCTCGGGTGATCTTTTCGCTAAACGAGCTGCCTATAGAAAGTCACCTTATAGGCCAGCACAACGCAAAAAATATACGCGCGGCAATTGGTATCGGTTTACATTTTGGACTGAGTCCGCAGCAAATAAAAACCGGAATAGAAAGCTACAATCCGGAGAATAATCGCTCCCAGTGGATAAACAAAGCCCGCAATAAGATCTTATTAGACGCCTACAACGCCAATCCGAGCAGTATGGAAGCGACGCTAGAGAGTTTTAAGGCCTTGAGCAGTGAAGCACCTAAAACGGTGATCTTAGGCGATATGTTCGAACTTGGCCCAACGGCGGCGGCAGAACATCAAGCCATAGCTGATCTTGCCCACAAACTCGGCTTTGACCGTGTATTCTTGGTCGGCGCTAACTTCTATGGGGTCGAAGCCAGACAGGGGCAGATCAAATGCAGCGAATACGAAGATCTGGTAGTCGCGCTGCAGCAACAAAACACAGCAGGACACTTACTGCTTATAAAAGGTTCTCGAGGAATGGCTTTAGAGCGTATTTTGGATATCTTGTAG
- a CDS encoding T9SS type A sorting domain-containing protein, with translation MKKPTTFHLFGLLTLLLCLSCADKPKYDLSTIPSEKPGDILFMQRAYPSGEIDTRAYASAIAWKQNQIVNTRGAIPDWKQNGPYNIGGRISDIAIHPTQSDTYFVGAASGGIFKTINGGTTWAPIFDAQEMLAIGDIEIAANNPDIIYVGTGEPNAGGGSLAYDGNGIFKSTDGGINWEFKGLPDIGSVGKIVIDPTDDQTLYVGAMGPLFRDDSNRGVYKSTDGGDTWDQVLFVSDITGVIDMAIHPTNPNIVYAASWERIRRPEFRIYGGETSRIYRSTDAGASWTELTVGLPSLPEDKGRISIDISQSNPDVLYALYADRNGSILDVFKTSNGGNSWTSLGGGDLTNVGFHWWFGGIFIDPTDENTIYNVGFVVEKSTDGGASWGPAFAGVHVDQHALAFNPSVAGEVLLGNDGGFYSSSDNAATWEKNEKLPITQFYRFHVDAQNQGKQYGGSQDNSTMRIVPGSSGDWDIITGGDGFQPLVDPTNTNVIYTLAQRGFLQKSTDDAATFNVAMSGISPSELKNWDTPIILDPADPNIVYYGAERVYRSTDAAGSWTAISPVLHDGPYSGNNGFGTLTSIDVSTLDSDLLIAGTDDGNIWVSNNAGTSWNNVSSSLPDRWVTKVLMSRYDANTLYATFSGYRFGEDIGHVYKSTNFGASWTNIGSSIPDIPVNDIVQDGQGNLFLATDIGVLGSGDDGATWVTAGAQLPSVVVTDLHVLNDDTLLYAATYGRSSYLLEIFGIALSNDEFDLEDSIVLSPNPASEQITLTMPEGTTVSDYRIYNSLGQVVNQQHVTSTDSNKLSIQVSDLPKGVYVLQIGGDSKTISKRFIKR, from the coding sequence ATGAAAAAGCCTACTACCTTTCACTTATTCGGATTGTTAACGCTACTCTTATGTTTGAGTTGCGCGGACAAACCAAAATACGATCTGAGTACTATTCCTTCTGAAAAACCTGGGGATATTCTCTTTATGCAACGGGCTTATCCCAGTGGCGAAATAGACACCCGAGCCTACGCCAGTGCCATTGCCTGGAAACAAAATCAAATAGTCAATACTCGTGGAGCGATTCCCGATTGGAAGCAAAATGGCCCTTATAATATAGGGGGTAGAATTTCCGATATTGCAATTCATCCTACACAATCAGACACCTACTTTGTGGGAGCGGCATCTGGTGGAATTTTTAAAACAATTAATGGTGGAACAACATGGGCACCTATTTTTGACGCTCAGGAAATGTTGGCTATCGGTGATATCGAAATCGCCGCTAACAACCCGGATATTATCTATGTTGGTACCGGGGAACCCAATGCCGGTGGAGGCTCCTTGGCTTATGATGGGAATGGTATTTTTAAAAGTACCGATGGTGGTATTAATTGGGAGTTTAAAGGCTTACCCGATATTGGTAGTGTAGGTAAGATTGTGATCGATCCCACCGACGATCAGACCCTTTATGTGGGTGCGATGGGGCCATTGTTTAGGGATGATTCTAACAGAGGCGTTTATAAAAGTACAGATGGAGGTGATACTTGGGATCAGGTGTTGTTTGTATCCGATATTACAGGTGTGATCGATATGGCGATACATCCTACTAATCCAAATATTGTGTATGCCGCTAGCTGGGAGCGCATTCGTCGCCCCGAATTTAGAATTTATGGCGGTGAAACCTCTCGCATATACCGTTCTACAGATGCTGGTGCTTCCTGGACCGAACTTACTGTTGGCCTTCCGAGTTTACCGGAAGACAAAGGGCGAATTAGTATCGATATTTCGCAATCTAATCCCGATGTACTCTATGCCCTATATGCCGATAGAAACGGCTCAATTCTAGATGTATTTAAAACTTCAAACGGAGGAAACTCATGGACTTCACTGGGAGGTGGAGATTTAACCAATGTAGGTTTTCATTGGTGGTTTGGAGGTATTTTTATCGATCCGACTGATGAGAACACCATTTATAATGTAGGATTTGTGGTCGAAAAATCGACTGATGGGGGAGCTAGCTGGGGACCTGCATTTGCGGGTGTACACGTGGATCAGCATGCGCTGGCTTTTAACCCCTCGGTGGCAGGAGAAGTACTCTTGGGGAATGACGGTGGATTTTACAGCAGTTCCGACAATGCGGCAACCTGGGAAAAGAACGAAAAATTACCAATCACTCAGTTTTATCGTTTCCATGTGGATGCACAAAACCAAGGTAAACAATACGGTGGAAGCCAAGATAATAGTACAATGCGAATTGTGCCGGGCAGTAGTGGAGATTGGGATATTATTACAGGCGGAGACGGATTTCAGCCCTTGGTCGATCCAACCAATACTAATGTGATCTATACCTTGGCTCAACGTGGATTTTTACAAAAGTCTACCGACGATGCAGCTACCTTTAATGTTGCCATGAGCGGAATTAGCCCGAGCGAGTTGAAAAATTGGGATACCCCTATTATTCTGGATCCGGCCGATCCTAATATAGTGTATTACGGAGCTGAACGAGTTTATCGTTCTACCGATGCGGCAGGTAGTTGGACAGCGATTAGCCCGGTTTTACACGATGGGCCTTATTCCGGCAATAATGGTTTTGGTACCTTAACTAGTATCGATGTGTCTACATTGGATTCGGACCTACTTATCGCAGGGACCGACGACGGAAACATTTGGGTAAGTAATAATGCAGGAACGAGTTGGAATAATGTTTCGAGCAGTTTGCCCGATAGATGGGTAACCAAAGTGCTTATGTCTCGTTACGACGCTAATACCTTATATGCGACCTTTTCGGGCTATCGATTTGGTGAGGATATTGGTCATGTTTACAAAAGCACCAATTTTGGCGCAAGCTGGACGAATATTGGGTCTTCAATACCAGATATCCCGGTAAACGATATTGTGCAAGACGGGCAGGGGAACTTATTTTTGGCAACCGATATTGGAGTGCTTGGGTCGGGAGATGATGGTGCGACTTGGGTAACGGCTGGTGCGCAATTACCATCAGTTGTGGTAACCGACCTTCATGTTTTAAACGACGACACTTTATTATATGCGGCTACTTACGGACGTTCTAGTTATTTATTAGAGATTTTTGGAATTGCTTTGTCTAACGATGAATTTGATTTGGAGGATTCGATTGTCCTAAGTCCAAATCCGGCAAGCGAGCAAATAACTCTTACCATGCCGGAGGGAACAACTGTAAGTGATTATAGAATATACAATTCCCTAGGGCAAGTGGTTAATCAACAACATGTAACATCTACCGATTCGAATAAACTGTCTATTCAGGTGAGCGACTTACCGAAAGGAGTTTATGTGCTTCAAATCGGGGGAGATTCTAAAACTATTTCCAAGCGCTTTATAAAACGTTAG